A region from the Salicibibacter cibarius genome encodes:
- a CDS encoding CapA family protein, with protein sequence MSKPYTITFAGDTSLGDGYLNKPKRKKEKERLETDPYSFFEEVASFVNKSDYSILNLETVLAHNPSGFLEGKQYPNWDSPQRTIDMLKSMNVDAVSLANNHTMDYGESTLVDTINELKNAGISYFGAGQSSEEAVAPLKIEVPGTYQRKNVYVLTGMKASRRYRVDYNFFAQQEEAGVNSLNENRLIRKISSLKEKDSDAIVIVCPHWQGLDYKWVKETEETRCRSFVEAGADLVIAHGTHMANHIEKYKSGIIAYSIGNFVFNSPGRYKKMQAPPYSFIANLIISESENGWDIQPAFYPIVTDNKETGFRVRFVTHDEAVELFKLLNDKHHLGVEKDVVKKDGDRYYFDIRHTKTSDEVDQLLLEHSLNSSTNFPDDLESFKEETYQLEHIQSKIDEYLFRYYQKFNQDKAVSQNKAKLQSLADVVEKRHISHNFLKKFERKKIPVTNSFSFREIMVEKSAMRKLGYRDYAWTIDRKTKAYVFADSIGLRTPKSDREVYRFDELKGKEGPIVVKPVGATGSKGVYLIFDNNKIFSAREEKYLSNWDEIEAEMQNDLDAVKQGERSKQLVKDEWFVEELILKSPDSTEPPLDYKFYCFYGELLFVLEANRMDSSQFSTWDANGHFIKTGWHDEKARPGVGFSQEDAEITKKASLEIPSPFVRFDMLKGHDGLVFGEATPRPGGFHLFNKEYDRKLGQAYREAEARLTRDLLRGKKFEAFTKNFKI encoded by the coding sequence ATGAGCAAACCATACACTATAACATTTGCAGGAGATACTAGTCTGGGAGATGGGTATCTAAACAAACCTAAACGAAAAAAAGAGAAAGAAAGACTAGAAACAGATCCATATTCTTTTTTTGAAGAAGTAGCATCTTTTGTAAATAAAAGTGATTATTCCATTTTAAACTTGGAGACTGTACTAGCTCATAATCCTTCAGGGTTCTTAGAGGGAAAACAATACCCTAATTGGGATTCACCTCAACGAACCATTGACATGCTAAAGAGCATGAATGTTGATGCTGTCAGCCTTGCAAACAATCATACAATGGACTACGGTGAATCTACATTAGTTGATACGATTAACGAACTCAAAAATGCAGGAATTTCATACTTTGGTGCTGGTCAATCAAGCGAGGAAGCGGTGGCGCCCTTAAAGATAGAAGTACCCGGAACATACCAAAGAAAGAATGTCTATGTACTAACTGGGATGAAGGCATCTCGTCGTTATCGAGTTGATTATAATTTCTTTGCCCAACAAGAAGAGGCAGGGGTTAATTCGTTAAATGAAAATCGGCTAATTCGTAAAATCTCATCTCTAAAAGAAAAAGATTCTGACGCTATTGTTATCGTCTGTCCTCATTGGCAAGGATTAGATTATAAATGGGTGAAAGAAACTGAGGAAACGCGCTGTAGGTCATTTGTGGAAGCAGGAGCCGATTTGGTAATCGCCCATGGGACACATATGGCAAATCATATTGAAAAGTACAAGTCGGGGATTATTGCATACTCCATCGGGAATTTTGTATTTAATTCTCCTGGCCGTTATAAAAAAATGCAGGCGCCTCCTTATAGCTTCATCGCTAACCTTATCATTTCCGAATCAGAAAACGGATGGGATATTCAACCTGCTTTTTACCCTATCGTCACCGATAATAAAGAAACAGGGTTTCGAGTTCGATTTGTTACTCACGATGAAGCTGTTGAGTTATTCAAATTACTAAATGATAAGCACCATCTGGGTGTAGAAAAAGATGTTGTAAAAAAAGACGGGGATCGATATTATTTTGATATTCGTCATACGAAAACGAGTGATGAAGTCGATCAGCTTCTACTAGAGCATTCATTGAATTCAAGTACAAATTTTCCAGATGACTTAGAGTCTTTTAAAGAAGAGACCTATCAACTTGAACATATTCAAAGTAAGATTGATGAGTATTTATTCCGATACTATCAAAAGTTTAATCAGGATAAGGCCGTTTCCCAAAATAAAGCGAAGTTGCAATCACTGGCTGATGTTGTAGAAAAACGACATATCAGCCATAACTTCCTAAAAAAATTTGAACGTAAAAAGATTCCTGTAACTAACTCTTTCTCCTTCCGAGAGATTATGGTCGAAAAATCGGCGATGAGAAAACTTGGTTATCGGGATTATGCCTGGACGATTGACCGAAAAACAAAGGCATATGTTTTCGCGGATAGTATCGGTTTACGTACACCTAAATCAGATCGTGAAGTTTATCGTTTCGATGAATTAAAAGGAAAAGAAGGACCAATTGTAGTGAAACCTGTAGGAGCCACAGGCTCCAAAGGTGTATACTTGATTTTCGATAATAATAAAATATTCTCTGCTCGTGAAGAAAAATATTTGTCGAATTGGGATGAAATAGAAGCGGAAATGCAAAATGATCTTGATGCGGTTAAGCAGGGGGAACGTAGCAAACAATTAGTGAAAGATGAGTGGTTTGTAGAAGAGCTTATTCTGAAGTCTCCTGATAGTACTGAACCACCACTTGATTACAAATTTTATTGTTTCTATGGAGAATTGTTATTTGTCTTGGAAGCAAATCGTATGGATTCTTCTCAGTTCAGTACTTGGGACGCAAATGGTCATTTCATAAAAACAGGTTGGCATGACGAGAAAGCACGACCAGGGGTCGGATTCTCTCAAGAAGATGCCGAAATTACGAAAAAAGCCAGCCTAGAAATTCCAAGCCCTTTCGTGCGATTTGACATGCTGAAAGGTCATGACGGTCTGGTATTTGGAGAAGCCACACCCAGACCGGGTGGATTTCACTTATTTAATAAGGAATATGATCGGAAGCTTGGACAGGCTTATAGGGAGGCAGAAGCTCGCTTGACAAGAGATCTTCTCCGTGGGAAGAAATTTGAGGCGTTTACTAAAAACTTTAAGATTTAG
- a CDS encoding sugar-transfer associated ATP-grasp domain-containing protein codes for MINLVKKEEINYEELGIKSDTKAFERYDEAGLLDHVSETFIGNYQEYWLHYYNKSVDPLTATAFANLVGYDEYRVIPARLMNRTLIPFFNDKTIDEGYVDKNNYDLLIPTPQSVDTVIKCVRGNYFDGNNTMMKRDDVLQTLLRFDELIIKPSKSNNGREINKLVNNHYSLNINDTPVSMDDIELMYNSDYTVEQVIQQHSNMAAPHPSSVNTLRMVTLRWDCSIHHLLTCAKFGSDGAIQDNAGQGGLWIGMNDDGFFMNTAMDEYALTYTHHPTTGFPFHELQPIPNFNEFIRFVKDAHQNIIHHDFVSWDIAVGIDGQPIFIEANFAGNTWLYQLASQRPIFGELTENILSYVSQSNKKYPVVSNYRRVKQYKQSIKKYKSDLSELKNALNKEQQQKRKYKRRYSKVKHDLLNAKNDLHDAQQKLSSMKTSKSWRYTSPLRSIMQKTTKKD; via the coding sequence ATGATTAATCTAGTAAAAAAAGAGGAGATCAATTATGAGGAATTGGGGATTAAATCAGACACCAAGGCTTTTGAACGTTATGATGAAGCTGGCCTATTAGATCATGTAAGTGAAACGTTTATTGGTAATTATCAGGAATATTGGCTACATTATTATAATAAATCCGTTGATCCTCTTACTGCAACAGCATTTGCTAATCTCGTTGGCTATGATGAATATCGTGTGATACCTGCTAGATTAATGAATCGAACATTGATACCTTTTTTCAACGATAAAACAATTGATGAGGGGTATGTGGATAAAAACAACTATGACTTGCTGATTCCAACTCCTCAATCTGTTGATACTGTGATCAAGTGTGTACGAGGAAACTATTTTGATGGGAATAACACCATGATGAAACGCGATGATGTTCTCCAAACATTACTACGGTTTGATGAACTGATTATCAAACCAAGCAAAAGCAATAATGGTAGAGAGATTAACAAGCTTGTAAACAATCACTATTCCTTAAACATCAATGATACACCAGTGTCTATGGACGATATCGAACTTATGTATAACTCGGACTATACCGTAGAGCAGGTCATCCAACAACATTCAAATATGGCTGCTCCACATCCATCATCCGTCAATACATTACGCATGGTAACACTTCGCTGGGATTGCTCGATTCACCATCTACTTACATGTGCTAAGTTTGGTTCTGACGGGGCAATTCAAGATAATGCAGGTCAGGGCGGTTTATGGATAGGAATGAATGACGATGGTTTTTTTATGAACACAGCGATGGATGAATATGCGCTGACCTATACCCATCATCCGACAACGGGATTTCCTTTTCATGAACTTCAACCTATCCCTAATTTTAATGAGTTTATCCGCTTTGTAAAAGATGCTCATCAAAATATTATTCATCATGATTTTGTTTCATGGGATATTGCCGTAGGGATCGATGGTCAACCGATTTTTATTGAAGCGAATTTTGCAGGTAACACATGGCTCTATCAATTAGCTTCACAACGACCAATATTTGGCGAATTAACGGAGAATATTTTGTCTTATGTAAGTCAGTCAAATAAAAAATATCCTGTTGTATCCAACTATCGTAGAGTGAAACAATATAAACAATCAATAAAAAAATATAAAAGTGATTTAAGCGAACTTAAAAATGCACTTAACAAAGAACAACAACAAAAAAGAAAATATAAAAGACGTTATAGTAAAGTTAAACATGATCTCCTGAATGCGAAGAACGACCTTCACGATGCCCAACAGAAACTGTCATCTATGAAAACGAGCAAATCATGGCGATATACATCTCCGCTTAGATCAATTATGCAAAAAACCACGAAAAAAGATTAA
- a CDS encoding beta-L-arabinofuranosidase domain-containing protein, giving the protein MNHTLQQIYDAAINKEKSLEEITDEIDTGFRTEDGEIVVFISVSNPYSRALVGMGKDTNAKVALKSAYQNYKSNKPANFKPISVKVDVVTDMRPAKSSKKKINLEKDTVLYKRGEDGLTIDASFDAAFLPEEVEAYRMIVDQKIKPENIFQAYEKHSLLSKNSLVKKLLTSQSLELYKFRTKSYYIDENGFTPLYRGHRIYSDLSAQDLRDAIALTKDNYFKNVVNTKGKFIYSYLPQENRSRGGYNILRHAGTTYSMLETYELMPDERLLNAAKRAINYLLKKALEMEINGHQVQVIIEKDQAKLGGNALAVVALAKYTQVTEDKQYLPVMQSMATWMRELQDENGRFAFHKQKYSTGEASDFISHYYPGEAILALVRLYQIDGNEQWLDVAENEANYLITIRDKKATSETIAHDHWLLYGLNELYRERPKEIYINHAFFIARAIMQTQILDDDAEPEWKGAYDTHPKPLSTPVACRSEGLSATYKLAVDYGYDDEAKKIKQALHESIKFQLQMQLRPETTMYYENKKLCLGAIHQGLSNYEIRNDYTQHNISSFIAYYNILRQQS; this is encoded by the coding sequence TTGAATCATACCTTACAACAGATATACGATGCGGCGATTAATAAGGAAAAGTCTCTTGAAGAAATAACTGACGAAATCGATACGGGCTTTAGAACAGAAGATGGCGAAATTGTCGTTTTTATATCTGTATCAAACCCCTATTCCCGAGCTCTAGTCGGCATGGGAAAAGATACAAACGCTAAAGTTGCGCTTAAATCTGCTTACCAAAACTATAAAAGCAATAAACCTGCCAATTTTAAGCCCATTTCTGTGAAAGTGGATGTCGTTACGGACATGCGACCTGCTAAATCATCAAAGAAGAAAATCAACCTTGAAAAAGACACTGTCCTTTACAAACGCGGGGAAGATGGTCTTACTATCGACGCGTCTTTTGATGCAGCATTCCTCCCCGAAGAAGTTGAAGCATACCGAATGATTGTGGATCAAAAAATAAAACCTGAAAATATTTTTCAGGCTTATGAGAAACATTCCTTGTTATCTAAAAACTCGTTAGTGAAAAAGTTACTGACTTCCCAATCACTAGAATTATATAAATTCCGAACAAAATCTTATTATATCGATGAAAATGGCTTTACCCCTCTTTACCGCGGCCATCGTATCTATTCGGATTTATCAGCGCAAGACCTTAGGGATGCGATAGCATTAACCAAAGACAATTACTTTAAAAATGTTGTCAATACGAAGGGCAAATTTATCTATTCCTACCTTCCGCAAGAGAATAGAAGCCGGGGCGGATACAACATCCTACGTCACGCAGGAACGACTTATTCAATGCTGGAAACATATGAACTGATGCCGGATGAACGACTATTAAATGCTGCAAAACGAGCCATTAATTATTTACTGAAAAAAGCACTGGAAATGGAAATAAATGGACATCAAGTACAGGTGATTATTGAAAAAGATCAGGCCAAACTTGGCGGTAATGCGCTTGCTGTAGTGGCATTAGCCAAATATACACAAGTAACAGAGGATAAGCAGTATCTCCCAGTGATGCAAAGCATGGCGACATGGATGCGCGAATTACAAGATGAGAATGGTCGTTTTGCTTTTCATAAACAAAAATATTCAACGGGTGAAGCATCAGACTTCATATCCCACTATTATCCCGGTGAAGCAATATTGGCATTGGTGCGCCTTTACCAGATCGACGGCAATGAACAATGGTTGGATGTGGCGGAAAATGAAGCAAACTATTTAATCACTATCAGGGATAAAAAAGCAACGAGTGAAACTATTGCCCACGATCATTGGCTTCTTTATGGCTTGAATGAACTCTACAGGGAACGCCCGAAAGAAATCTATATTAACCACGCTTTCTTTATCGCCCGAGCGATTATGCAGACTCAAATTTTAGATGATGATGCAGAGCCTGAATGGAAAGGTGCATATGATACGCATCCTAAACCACTATCTACGCCTGTAGCGTGTCGAAGTGAAGGGCTAAGTGCCACTTATAAGCTGGCTGTTGATTACGGTTACGATGATGAAGCAAAAAAAATTAAACAAGCTCTTCATGAAAGCATTAAATTTCAGTTGCAAATGCAGCTGAGACCGGAAACAACGATGTATTATGAAAACAAAAAACTTTGCCTTGGGGCTATTCATCAAGGTTTATCAAATTATGAAATACGCAATGATTACACCCAACACAACATTTCCAGCTTTATTGCGTACTATAATATTTTAAGACAACAATCCTAA
- a CDS encoding CapA family protein, translating to MAKTFTLTFAGDTSLGDWYLRKTGKENLVERLEKEPLSYFAEVKPLIEKSDYFILNLETVLEESPKPILEGKQYPNYDNPDRTLQVLKDLGVTAVGLANNHTMDFGSEVLLRTLNRLEKANIKTLGAGKDRKDASKPLKIILDGKKSVKNVYIFTGMRAGKRYREYGFFAENEKPGVNPLPQKGLSRKISNLRQEDPESIIIVCPHWQGEDYKWASDHGRIQERSKAFIDAGANYIFGHGPHMLNHIENYNGGTIAYSIGNFVFNSPGRYEKLDAPPYSVVVNMEIQEEEKGTWIVKNKFYPIVTDNKKTNYSVRRINEKEAEDIVYKFEKDELGLYIENTKHNIDDKSASKSEVNEIIAMITGEKKINQDKFKDIDSIEKQILALKEAQDRIDKNLKNYYSKLIRSNSMKRVEGENYHLYKMLADTIKKDYITHGMYLKFGKRKLNIHDAISFQNFIIQNAESKRLGNPYYAQMLDKKLPAYEFADKIGLRRPYTDPHVYKFSELKPQAGPVVVKPTSATGAMGVYLIYNENKILSVRDGKYLNSWDELVNDVQMEIERDKTRVRKYFKKDAWMIEELIIDPEKPDSLTDLKFHVFYGENVLVQEVIREDGGNKYQFWDANNKKVFTGKLDGEDQIYREAKGFNNEDLDAIIQASLEIPAPFMRIDMLKGNNELVFGEATYYPGGFHNFNAEWDRKLGEAYVNAEARLKRDLLEGKEFKAFNEIFFRSPSLTL from the coding sequence ATGGCAAAAACATTTACATTAACGTTTGCAGGGGATACAAGTTTAGGGGACTGGTATCTCAGAAAAACAGGTAAAGAAAACTTAGTGGAACGATTGGAAAAGGAGCCATTATCTTATTTTGCAGAGGTAAAACCTTTAATCGAGAAAAGTGATTATTTTATTCTAAACTTAGAAACAGTTTTAGAGGAAAGCCCAAAACCAATATTAGAAGGAAAACAATATCCTAACTATGACAATCCAGATAGAACATTGCAAGTATTAAAAGACTTAGGGGTAACAGCAGTTGGTTTAGCTAACAACCATACTATGGATTTCGGTTCTGAAGTTTTACTAAGAACCCTAAATAGATTAGAAAAGGCCAATATTAAAACTTTAGGAGCAGGGAAAGATAGAAAAGATGCTTCTAAACCCCTTAAAATAATACTAGATGGAAAAAAAAGCGTGAAAAATGTCTATATCTTCACTGGTATGCGGGCAGGAAAACGTTACCGAGAGTATGGTTTTTTTGCAGAGAATGAAAAACCGGGGGTAAATCCATTGCCACAAAAGGGACTATCCAGAAAAATTTCTAATCTTAGACAGGAAGACCCTGAATCAATTATTATCGTATGCCCTCATTGGCAAGGAGAGGACTATAAATGGGCTTCGGATCATGGAAGAATTCAAGAAAGAAGCAAGGCATTTATAGATGCAGGAGCAAACTATATCTTTGGTCATGGCCCCCATATGCTAAATCATATTGAAAATTATAATGGAGGAACCATAGCTTATTCTATTGGAAATTTCGTGTTCAATTCTCCAGGAAGGTATGAGAAATTAGATGCTCCACCTTATAGTGTTGTTGTAAATATGGAAATTCAAGAGGAGGAAAAAGGAACATGGATCGTGAAAAACAAGTTCTATCCTATTGTTACAGATAATAAAAAAACTAATTATAGTGTAAGAAGAATCAATGAAAAAGAAGCTGAGGATATAGTATATAAATTTGAAAAAGATGAACTCGGCTTATATATAGAAAACACAAAACATAATATTGATGATAAAAGTGCTAGCAAATCAGAAGTTAATGAAATAATAGCAATGATAACTGGTGAAAAGAAAATAAATCAAGATAAATTTAAGGACATTGATAGCATCGAAAAGCAGATATTAGCACTTAAAGAAGCTCAGGATCGGATAGATAAGAATTTAAAAAATTATTATTCAAAATTAATTAGAAGTAATTCAATGAAAAGGGTAGAAGGTGAAAATTATCATTTATATAAAATGCTGGCAGACACTATTAAAAAAGATTATATAACTCATGGAATGTATCTGAAGTTTGGCAAGAGAAAATTAAATATACATGATGCCATTTCATTTCAAAATTTCATAATACAGAACGCAGAAAGTAAAAGGTTAGGAAATCCTTATTATGCCCAAATGTTAGATAAAAAGTTACCAGCTTATGAGTTTGCTGATAAAATAGGGTTAAGAAGACCATATACGGATCCACACGTATATAAATTTTCAGAGTTAAAACCACAAGCAGGTCCAGTTGTAGTTAAACCTACAAGTGCTACAGGAGCTATGGGTGTGTATCTGATTTATAATGAGAACAAGATTTTATCCGTGAGAGATGGCAAATACTTAAATAGTTGGGATGAACTTGTAAATGATGTTCAGATGGAAATTGAACGTGATAAGACCAGGGTAAGAAAATATTTCAAAAAAGATGCTTGGATGATAGAAGAATTGATTATAGATCCAGAAAAACCAGATAGTCTCACTGATTTAAAATTTCATGTCTTCTATGGTGAAAATGTACTAGTACAAGAAGTAATCAGAGAAGATGGAGGAAATAAATATCAATTTTGGGATGCAAATAATAAAAAGGTATTTACCGGAAAATTAGATGGAGAAGATCAAATATATAGAGAAGCCAAAGGTTTTAATAATGAGGATTTAGACGCCATTATTCAAGCAAGTTTAGAAATACCGGCTCCATTTATGAGAATTGATATGCTAAAAGGTAACAACGAGTTGGTGTTTGGAGAAGCAACATACTATCCTGGGGGATTTCATAATTTCAATGCAGAATGGGACAGAAAGTTGGGAGAAGCCTACGTTAATGCGGAGGCAAGATTGAAAAGAGACCTATTGGAAGGAAAAGAGTTTAAAGCATTTAATGAAATATTCTTCCGTAGCCCATCTTTAACATTATAG
- a CDS encoding sugar-transfer associated ATP-grasp domain-containing protein, whose protein sequence is METIEAVHNDLSVYQELGAKTNSPTFKKWFNAGLLNEVDEGFVSEIQKYWENHYGKTIDPSLHLAFMNYTGKRDSRVIPGKIMREEILPVLNDYNMSIFYGDKNLYDISIDSPSSAETILKNINGTYFDTYNDSIDIENASKILLKNNTDLIIKPSQTNNGHGIRKLNVKDENIYLDGNIVSIYHLEDIYKENFMVQKAIKQHTNLAAPHPSSVNTLRMVTFRWKDEIKYLFTFARFGKDNDIKDNANAGGIRLGVKDTGEFFDVAVSDDGQTHTHHPTTGYCFADLEPIPNFDEFKQIAKDCHKNILHLNFISWDIVVNFDGKPIFLEANFAGLLSYYQLAAQKPVFGDLTDEILQYVSNELKTKKPILMQKDRRRREQKKQKIQRQELKQIQKQNVDLKKQNQELKSALKKRNNELMAKNDELEDTKDKYNYIVHSKSWRFTQPFRFLLKSIKK, encoded by the coding sequence TTGGAAACTATAGAAGCAGTGCATAATGATTTATCTGTATATCAAGAACTAGGAGCAAAAACCAATTCTCCAACATTTAAAAAGTGGTTTAATGCTGGCTTGTTAAACGAAGTAGACGAAGGTTTTGTTAGCGAAATACAAAAATATTGGGAGAATCATTACGGTAAAACGATTGATCCTTCTCTACATTTAGCTTTTATGAATTATACTGGAAAAAGAGACAGTAGGGTCATACCTGGAAAAATAATGAGAGAAGAAATTCTCCCTGTCCTAAATGATTATAATATGTCGATTTTTTATGGGGACAAAAATCTCTATGATATTTCGATAGATTCCCCCAGCTCAGCTGAAACTATATTAAAGAATATAAATGGAACTTACTTTGATACATATAATGATAGTATTGATATTGAAAATGCTTCAAAAATTTTATTAAAAAATAACACAGATTTGATCATAAAGCCTAGCCAGACAAACAATGGCCATGGAATCAGAAAACTCAATGTGAAAGATGAAAACATCTATCTGGATGGAAATATTGTTTCCATTTATCACCTAGAGGACATCTATAAAGAGAACTTCATGGTCCAGAAAGCAATAAAACAACACACGAATTTGGCTGCTCCTCATCCATCTTCTGTGAATACACTAAGAATGGTTACGTTCAGATGGAAAGATGAAATAAAATATTTATTTACCTTCGCTAGGTTTGGGAAAGATAACGATATAAAAGATAATGCTAACGCAGGTGGTATACGCCTTGGAGTAAAGGATACAGGTGAATTTTTTGATGTTGCAGTAAGTGACGATGGTCAAACACATACTCACCATCCCACGACTGGTTATTGCTTTGCGGATCTTGAACCCATTCCTAATTTCGATGAATTCAAACAGATTGCCAAAGACTGCCATAAAAATATACTACACCTTAATTTTATTTCATGGGATATTGTTGTGAATTTCGATGGTAAACCTATCTTTTTAGAAGCTAACTTTGCAGGCTTGCTATCGTACTATCAATTGGCCGCTCAAAAACCTGTATTTGGAGATTTGACAGATGAAATTTTACAATATGTAAGTAATGAGCTTAAAACAAAAAAGCCGATATTAATGCAAAAAGATAGAAGAAGAAGGGAACAAAAAAAACAGAAAATACAAAGACAAGAATTGAAGCAAATACAAAAACAAAATGTTGATTTAAAAAAACAAAACCAGGAACTTAAATCAGCACTAAAAAAGAGAAATAACGAACTTATGGCTAAAAATGATGAACTGGAAGACACAAAGGATAAATACAACTATATAGTGCATAGCAAAAGTTGGCGTTTCACTCAACCTTTTCGCTTTTTACTAAAATCGATTAAAAAATAA